A genomic region of Pseudomonas abietaniphila contains the following coding sequences:
- a CDS encoding NYN domain-containing protein translates to MRRIAVFADVQNLYYTVRQAHGCHFNYAALWADISQRGQIVEAYAYAIDRGDSKQQQFQQILRNLGFTVKLKPYIQRSDGSAKGDWDVGITIDIMDVAPTVDEVVLASGDGDFDLLLERIISRHGVEAVAYGVPGLTANSLIRAASRYVPIEGGLLLKS, encoded by the coding sequence GTGAGAAGAATCGCGGTGTTTGCCGACGTACAGAACCTGTATTACACCGTGCGTCAGGCTCATGGTTGCCACTTCAACTATGCCGCACTGTGGGCGGACATCAGCCAGCGCGGCCAAATCGTCGAGGCTTATGCGTACGCCATCGACCGTGGCGACAGCAAGCAGCAGCAATTCCAGCAGATCCTTCGCAATCTCGGCTTCACCGTCAAACTCAAACCCTACATCCAGCGCAGCGATGGTTCAGCCAAAGGCGACTGGGACGTGGGGATCACCATCGACATCATGGACGTCGCGCCGACCGTCGACGAGGTCGTGCTGGCCTCCGGCGACGGGGATTTCGACCTGTTGCTCGAGCGCATCATCAGTAGGCATGGCGTCGAAGCCGTGGCCTACGGCGTGCCGGGCCTGACCGCCAATTCCCTGATCCGCGCGGCCAGTCGGTATGTGCCGATCGAGGGCGGGTTGCTGCTCAAAAGCTGA